A stretch of DNA from Gemmatimonas sp.:
AGGATGTTGAAGCCATCGAGCCCGATCAGGTACGATACGCCCCACTGCGCGATCCACGGGAGCTGGGTGGCGAACTGCAGCCCGGCCGCGGTGGCGTCGAACTGCAGATACAGCACCGTCATCAGCGCGAACTGTACGGTCATCACGCCGGCGGCAATCAGGCGCGACAATCCATCGTTCGCACGCGCCGCCAGCAACACCAGCGACACGCCGACAATTGGCAGCCACAACACAAGGTTCAGCAGCATCGGTCCCATCGTGAACTCAGACGTGAACTCAGACATGACGCCAGCTCCAAAGCAGGGCGCCCACGATGCCGACCATCACCAACAACGCGTAGAGGTGGAGGCTGCCGGTCTGTACTCGGCTCAGCAATCCGGCCGAACGCTGCGCCAGTGCCGCCAAGCCGTGCAGTGAGCCGTCAAGCAGCAGCTTGTCGCTGCCACGCAGCAACACCACCTCGGAGAACCACGCCAGCGGTTTCACGATCACGCGATCGTACAGTTCATCGACGAAATACTTGCCCGACAGCAGCCGATGGATCGGAAGCAGGGCCTGCTTCACGCCTTCCGGGCGTGACGCCGGACCGCCGAACATAAACGCCGCGAGCCCGAGTCCGGCGAAGGCCAGCACGATCGAGACGTACAGCAGCGTGTGCTCGTAGTGCTCGAGACTTTCCACGATCGGCGGCAGGGGAATCTGCGCCTCGAGGAAGTGCGGAATGGCGATATAGCCGCCTCCCGCGGACAACAGCGCCAGCAGCATCAGCACGCCGGTCATCGAGATCGGCGATTCATGCACATGGTGCTCCACCTCGTGGCTCATGCGCGAGGCGCCCATGAACGTGAGCCACAACAGGCGGAACATGTAGAACGCCGTCATCAGCGCCGTCAGGGCGGCCATACCCCACAGCCACGGCGCGCCACCCTTCGCACTGGCGAAGGCGTACCAGAGGATTTCGTCCTTCGAGAAGAAGCCTGCCAACCCCGGAATGCCGGCAATCGCCGCCGTCGCGATGGCGAAGGTCCAGTAGGTGAGCGGGATCTTGTGGCGCAGACCGCCCATCTTGCGGATGTCCTGTTCGCCGCCGAGCGCGTGAATCACGCTGCCGGCGCCGAGGAACAGGCAGGCCTTGAAGAACGCGTGCGTGACCACGTGGAAGATGGCCACGCCGTAGGCGCCGACACCGAGCGCCAGAAACATGAAGCCCAGCTGCGACACGGTGGAATACGCGAGCACCTTCTTGATGTCGGTCTGCACCAGCGCCACCGTGGCGGCGAAGAAGGCCGTGAGCACGCCGACCACCGCGATCACCTGCGAGGCTTCGGGCGCCATCATATAAATGCCCGACATGCGCGCCGTGAGGTACACACCGGCCGTGACCATGGTGGCCGCGTGGATCAGCGCCGACACCGGCGTCGGTCCGGCCATGGCGTCGGGCAGCCACACGTACAGCGGGATCTGCGCCGACTTGCCGGTAGCGCCGACGAACAGCAGCAGGCCTACCAAGCTGGCCGGCACGAGCAAGGCCGCGCCGGTACCGTTTACGAACGCGCTGTTGATCGTGTCCATGTCGAGCGTGCCGAACGCGCGATACAGCAGGAACATGCCCAGCAGAAAGCCGGCATCACCGATGCGGTTGGTGATGAACGCCTTACGGCCGGCCTTCGCGTTGGTGAGGTCGTCGAACCAGAAGCCGATGAGGAGATACGACGCCAGTCCCACGCCTTCCCAGCCCACGAACAGCACGAGCATGGAACGACCGAGCACCAGCAGCAGCATAAAGAACAGGAAGAGATTCAGGTACGCGAAAAAGCGCCCGAAGCTCTTGTCGTTATGCATGTAGCCGGTGGAATAGATGTGGATCACCGACCCGACACCCGTGACTACCAGCGTCATGATCGCGCTGAGGCGATCGAAGTAGAACGCGATCTCGAACGACGACGACCCGATCAGCGCCCAGCGATAGAGCGGCTCCACCATCGGCGCGTACCCGCCCGCCTGCAGGTCGAGAAACGCCTTGACCGTGAGCGCGAACGACGCGATCGGAAAGGCCGACCCGATGATACCGGCGGCGCGCTCGTTGGCACGATGGCCACCGAGCGCGGTGGCGAAGAATCCATTGAACAGAAAGCCGACGAGCGGCAGCAGGGCGATGAGCGCCAGCGTATGAGGCATGCGGCTCAACCCTTGAGATCCGAGTAACGATCGATGTCCATCGAGCGCTTGAAGCGCACGAGCAGCAGGACGATCGGAATAGCCAGCGCGATTTCCGCGGTGGCAACCACGAACACCAGGAACACCAGCACCGCGCCCGCAGCGTCGCCGCGCTGTTGCGAGAAGGTGACCAGGCTGAGGTTCACGCCGTTCAGCATGAGCTCCATGCACATCAGCATGACCAGCGCATTCCGGCGTACGATCACGCCCAGCAGGCCCAGCGAGAAGAGCGCCCCCGAAAGTAGGAGCAACAGCTGCACCCTATCCATTGGCCCGTCCCTGCGTCGATCCCTGCGCACGACGGCTCACCTTGATCACGGCCAGCGCGGCCACGATCACGGCCACCAGAAACACCGACGTGAGCTCGAACTCCAGCCAGTACTGCGAGAGGAATGCCGTCGAGAACTGCGTCAGGCTGAACGGCGGTGCACCAGGTGCCGTGAGGACATCGGCCGAACTGCGGTACACGCTGATGCCCAGCACACCGACCAGCGCCGCACACGCCATCACACCAGGGACGAGCCATCGGGAGTATCGCGCATTGCCCGGCGCCTCGCGCACCTCGAGCAGCATGATCACGTACACCATGAACACCATCACCGCGCCCACATAGATCAGCACCTGGAAGGCGGCGATGAAGTGCACGCCCAGCAGTCCATAGATGCCGCCCAGCATGACCATCGTCGTGATCAGTGCCAGCGCCACGCGCATGGGCTCACGAATCACGAGCATCAGCACGGCCGAGATGAGCGCGATCACGCCCATCAGGCCCAGAATCAATGTGTCGATGACTCGCGCCCTCGCAGAATGCTGTCGCTGACCTTCAAGGCGACCGGCTTCGGTGGATACGGCTTGAGTACGTCCTGCTTCGGATTCCAGGTCAGCATCTCTTCCATCGTGAGCCACATGTTGTAGCGATCGCCCGACACGAGGTTGGGGATGTCCTGCTCCATGCGGATGGCATCTTCCGGACAGGCTTCGACGCAGAGGCCGCAGAACACGCAGCGCGAGTAGTCGATCTCGAAGCGGATCGGCGACTTGGGGTGTGCCGGATCGTTGATGTCGAAGGCGGACTCGATCTCGATCACCTTCGCGGGGCACACGGTCGCACACATGTTGCACGCGATACACTGCGGCGACCCATCGGGACGCTGCGTGAGGATATGCTTGCCGCGGTTGGCCGGCGCAAAATCGGCGCGCTTCTCTTCGGGATAGTACGTGGTGATGGCCCCACGACGGCCGGTGATCCATTTACCCATGTTGCGCAGGAAGATCCCGGTCGTAATGGCCAACCCGCGTAGCACTTCCGGCAGGTATGCCTTCTCCCACCACGTCATGGTGGGCTCGTTCCAATACTGCTTCCGCTCGTACTTCACGGTGCGCACAACAGGCGTAGCCGGAGGCTTCACGTCGGGCTTGATCGGCGTGGTCACTGGCCACCCCCCATCAGCCACATGGCCACGGCGGTTACCACCAGATTCGCCAGCGATAGTGGCAGCAGCATCTTCCACGCGAACGACAGCATCTGGTCGTACCGGAAACGGGGCAGTGACCAGCGGATCTGGATCTGGATCACGCACATCAGGAAGACCTTGGCCAGGAAGCCGAGCATCTGCAGCGGCACCACGAATCCATGGCTCAACGCGATCGTATGGCCGCCGGGAAACAGGAAGCCGGCGTCGCTCATGAAGGGCAGGTTGTAGCCACCGAGAAACAGCGTGACGAACAGCGCACCGACGATCGCGATCTGAATGAACTCGGCGAACATGAAGAGGCCCATCTTCATGGCGCTGTATTCGGTGTAGTAGCCGGCCACCAGTTCCGACTCCGCCTCCGGCAGGTCGAACGGAATACGCTTGTTCTCGGCGATCGCCGCCGTGAGAAACAGGAACGCCGCGAAGGGCTGCATGAACACGCCCCACTTAGGCAGCACGCCCAGCATCACGCCCGACTGCTGACGTACGATGGATCCCAGATCGACCGTGCCGTACACCAGGATCAGCCCCATGATGGTGAGGGCCATGACCAGCTCGTACGAAATCATCTGCGAGCCGGCCCGCAGTCCGCCCAGGAGTGAGAATTTGTTCTCCGAGCTCCAGCCGGCCAGCATCGTGCCGATGATCGTGAGTCCGCTGAAGGCGAAGACGATCAGGATGCCCGCGTCGAGCTGCGCGATCTGCAGCGGGTACGTGCGGCCACCGAACCACGAGCCCAGCGACGGAAATAGCTGGGCAGGATCGAGCGTGCCGCCGAACGGGATCACGGCAAACACCAGCAGCACCGGCGCGAACACGATGAACGGCGCCAGAAAATACCCCAGCGCGTCGTGCGTCTTCGGCTTGAAATTCTCCTTCAGGAGCATCTTCAAGCCGTCGGCCATACCGTGAAAGAGTCCCAGCCACACCAACTTGATATTGGTGAACGGGATCTTGATGTAGGCGCGATTGGCGCCGATCCGGTCCGACATCACGGCAGCCTGCTTGCGCTCCACCCACGTGAGCAGCCCGCCGAAGCTGAGCAGTACCACAATGGCATACGTGATGAACACCAGCGACACGACCAGATCGGGCATGAATACGTTCATACCGGCGTTCCCGCGGCAAGCGCGGTAAATAGCGCTTCGGCGTGCACGATGCTGGGCTTCACCGGGAAGCACGCTTCGAACGGCGTGACGACGCCTTTAAAGTTCGTGTAGTGGCCGTTGCGTTCGGTCTGCACGCTGATGGGAATGAACACATCGGCGGTGGAGTTGGCGGCATGCGCGTACGAATCGAGGCGGATCACTTTCGCCCCACTCGGCACCAGCGCGCTGTCGAACCCTTCGCCCCACACCAGCACCACATCGGTGTCGGCCGGCAGCGCATCACTTACACGCTCGGGGAGCGCTGGATACAGCGCCAGCGCCGCCTTGCGGTTGGGATTCTTGTCGGGCTTGATAAGCAGATGATCTTCGATCACTTCGCCGGGAAGCGGCAGGTGATCGGCCTTCACGAAGCCCGGCACCGTGGTGCCGAACGCGGCATGGAACGCCGCCAACTCCTCGTTGGAACCCCAGCTCGACACGATCGCCACCGGCTTCTTTGCCGCCGCCATCAACTTCGCGGCCGCCGCAATCGCCGCCGAGAGATCCACCGGCGCCCCCCGCTGCAGCGACTGCTCGGCGCGCGGCCGTTCGAACAGCTGCGCGAGGTCACGGGCCTTGTTGCACACCCACAGGCCGTTCACCTCGGGATTCTCGTGCGGCGTGATGCGATCGATCGTCGTATTCAGGCGCGGGTCGAGCGCGTTCAGCTTCCACTCGTGCTTGCGGTGCCACACATCGATGCTGCAGCCGCGCTCGCAGCCGGGGCATACCGACTTCGTGGCCTGCAGGTACCACACGCGCGCATGCGTCATCAGCTCGGTGGAGAGCAGCGCCCCCACCGGGCAGAGGTCGATCACGTTGTCGGAGTAGACGTCGAGGTTGAAATCGGCGTCTTCGGCCGGCCGGATCAGCGCATGGTCGCCGCGGTTCACGGCGCCCAGCGCCTTCGAGCCCGACACTTCGTTCGTGAAGCGGACACAGAGCGTGCACATGATGCACCGCTCGTTGTCCAGCATGATCCGGTCGGACAGCGGGAAGAACTTGGTGGCGTGCGTTTTCGGATCGCGCGACTTCGACGCGGCGCCGTTCAATTCGTAGTGATAGTCCTGCAGCAGGCACTCACCCGACTTGTTGCAGACGCCACAATCAACCGGGTGGTTGAGCGTGATGAACTGCATCGTGTCCTGGTTGAGCGTCTTGATCTTCTCCGACTTGGTCAGGACCCGCATGCCCGCCG
This window harbors:
- the nuoL gene encoding NADH-quinone oxidoreductase subunit L — protein: MPHTLALIALLPLVGFLFNGFFATALGGHRANERAAGIIGSAFPIASFALTVKAFLDLQAGGYAPMVEPLYRWALIGSSSFEIAFYFDRLSAIMTLVVTGVGSVIHIYSTGYMHNDKSFGRFFAYLNLFLFFMLLLVLGRSMLVLFVGWEGVGLASYLLIGFWFDDLTNAKAGRKAFITNRIGDAGFLLGMFLLYRAFGTLDMDTINSAFVNGTGAALLVPASLVGLLLFVGATGKSAQIPLYVWLPDAMAGPTPVSALIHAATMVTAGVYLTARMSGIYMMAPEASQVIAVVGVLTAFFAATVALVQTDIKKVLAYSTVSQLGFMFLALGVGAYGVAIFHVVTHAFFKACLFLGAGSVIHALGGEQDIRKMGGLRHKIPLTYWTFAIATAAIAGIPGLAGFFSKDEILWYAFASAKGGAPWLWGMAALTALMTAFYMFRLLWLTFMGASRMSHEVEHHVHESPISMTGVLMLLALLSAGGGYIAIPHFLEAQIPLPPIVESLEHYEHTLLYVSIVLAFAGLGLAAFMFGGPASRPEGVKQALLPIHRLLSGKYFVDELYDRVIVKPLAWFSEVVLLRGSDKLLLDGSLHGLAALAQRSAGLLSRVQTGSLHLYALLVMVGIVGALLWSWRHV
- the nuoK gene encoding NADH-quinone oxidoreductase subunit NuoK, which translates into the protein MDRVQLLLLLSGALFSLGLLGVIVRRNALVMLMCMELMLNGVNLSLVTFSQQRGDAAGAVLVFLVFVVATAEIALAIPIVLLLVRFKRSMDIDRYSDLKG
- a CDS encoding NADH-quinone oxidoreductase subunit J codes for the protein MILGLMGVIALISAVLMLVIREPMRVALALITTMVMLGGIYGLLGVHFIAAFQVLIYVGAVMVFMVYVIMLLEVREAPGNARYSRWLVPGVMACAALVGVLGISVYRSSADVLTAPGAPPFSLTQFSTAFLSQYWLEFELTSVFLVAVIVAALAVIKVSRRAQGSTQGRANG
- a CDS encoding 4Fe-4S binding protein, which encodes MTTPIKPDVKPPATPVVRTVKYERKQYWNEPTMTWWEKAYLPEVLRGLAITTGIFLRNMGKWITGRRGAITTYYPEEKRADFAPANRGKHILTQRPDGSPQCIACNMCATVCPAKVIEIESAFDINDPAHPKSPIRFEIDYSRCVFCGLCVEACPEDAIRMEQDIPNLVSGDRYNMWLTMEEMLTWNPKQDVLKPYPPKPVALKVSDSILRGRESSTH
- a CDS encoding complex I subunit 1 family protein; translated protein: MNVFMPDLVVSLVFITYAIVVLLSFGGLLTWVERKQAAVMSDRIGANRAYIKIPFTNIKLVWLGLFHGMADGLKMLLKENFKPKTHDALGYFLAPFIVFAPVLLVFAVIPFGGTLDPAQLFPSLGSWFGGRTYPLQIAQLDAGILIVFAFSGLTIIGTMLAGWSSENKFSLLGGLRAGSQMISYELVMALTIMGLILVYGTVDLGSIVRQQSGVMLGVLPKWGVFMQPFAAFLFLTAAIAENKRIPFDLPEAESELVAGYYTEYSAMKMGLFMFAEFIQIAIVGALFVTLFLGGYNLPFMSDAGFLFPGGHTIALSHGFVVPLQMLGFLAKVFLMCVIQIQIRWSLPRFRYDQMLSFAWKMLLPLSLANLVVTAVAMWLMGGGQ
- a CDS encoding 2Fe-2S iron-sulfur cluster-binding protein, which translates into the protein MSDAVMPAAKKMLDFAIDGVPMQAVDGQTVIQAARANGVEIPHFCWHPQLSVPGNCRICMVEIEQDSGDPWFDIACNMPVTAGMRVLTKSEKIKTLNQDTMQFITLNHPVDCGVCNKSGECLLQDYHYELNGAASKSRDPKTHATKFFPLSDRIMLDNERCIMCTLCVRFTNEVSGSKALGAVNRGDHALIRPAEDADFNLDVYSDNVIDLCPVGALLSTELMTHARVWYLQATKSVCPGCERGCSIDVWHRKHEWKLNALDPRLNTTIDRITPHENPEVNGLWVCNKARDLAQLFERPRAEQSLQRGAPVDLSAAIAAAAKLMAAAKKPVAIVSSWGSNEELAAFHAAFGTTVPGFVKADHLPLPGEVIEDHLLIKPDKNPNRKAALALYPALPERVSDALPADTDVVLVWGEGFDSALVPSGAKVIRLDSYAHAANSTADVFIPISVQTERNGHYTNFKGVVTPFEACFPVKPSIVHAEALFTALAAGTPV